In the genome of Kitasatospora cineracea, one region contains:
- a CDS encoding class I SAM-dependent methyltransferase, whose amino-acid sequence MDTSPTPRSAAHSRELAETRAFFAERAARWDGKYPDDSPRYAAAIGDTGLAPGQFVIDAGCGTGRALPLLRAAVGPAGTVLGVDLTPEMLEQATAHRDAAALLLADCTRLPLPDAVADLVFGAGLVSHLPGPAAGLRELARVTRPGGRLALFHPLGRAALAARKGRPLTPDDLRAREHLFPLLAASGWAPLSYTDEPDRYLVLAERT is encoded by the coding sequence ATGGACACTTCGCCGACCCCGCGGTCCGCCGCCCACTCCCGCGAACTGGCCGAGACCCGCGCCTTCTTCGCCGAACGCGCCGCCCGCTGGGACGGCAAGTACCCGGACGACAGCCCGCGCTACGCCGCCGCGATCGGCGACACCGGCCTGGCCCCGGGGCAGTTCGTGATCGACGCGGGCTGCGGCACCGGCCGGGCGCTGCCGCTGCTGCGGGCCGCCGTCGGCCCGGCCGGCACCGTGCTGGGCGTCGACCTGACGCCCGAGATGCTCGAACAGGCCACCGCCCACCGGGACGCGGCCGCGCTGCTGCTGGCCGACTGCACCCGGCTGCCGCTGCCCGACGCGGTCGCCGACCTGGTGTTCGGCGCGGGCCTGGTCTCGCACCTGCCCGGCCCGGCCGCCGGACTGCGCGAACTCGCCCGGGTCACCCGCCCCGGCGGCCGGCTCGCGCTCTTCCACCCGCTCGGCCGGGCCGCGCTCGCCGCCCGCAAGGGCCGCCCGCTCACCCCCGACGACCTGCGCGCCCGCGAGCACCTCTTCCCGCTGCTGGCCGCCAGCGGCTGGGCCCCGCTCTCCTACACCGACGAACCGGACCGCTACCTGGTGCTCGCCGAACGCACCTGA
- a CDS encoding response regulator produces MTGEPIRVLVVEDDPVAADAHARYVARTPGFAVAAVAHSRAEAVRALERTRTAGAPVDLVLLDLYLPDGHGLHLCAALRAAGHGADVIAVTSARDLAMVRQAVSAGVVQYLLKPFGAAALGDRLRQYARYRANLDRPGQALGQDEVDRALALLRGSDRSSLPKGLSADTLDTLAAALRAAPGGLSAGAAGEATGVSRITARRYLEHLVGTGHATREPRYGQVGRPELGYRWSGD; encoded by the coding sequence GTGACCGGAGAGCCGATCCGCGTCCTGGTGGTCGAGGACGACCCGGTCGCCGCCGACGCGCACGCCCGCTACGTCGCCCGCACCCCCGGCTTCGCCGTCGCCGCCGTCGCCCACTCCCGGGCCGAGGCGGTCCGCGCCCTCGAACGCACCCGCACCGCGGGCGCCCCCGTCGACCTGGTGCTGCTCGACCTCTACCTGCCCGACGGCCACGGCCTGCACCTGTGCGCCGCGCTGCGGGCCGCCGGGCACGGCGCCGACGTCATCGCCGTCACCTCCGCCCGCGACCTCGCCATGGTCCGGCAGGCCGTCAGCGCGGGCGTCGTCCAGTACCTGCTCAAGCCGTTCGGCGCCGCCGCGCTCGGCGACCGGCTGCGCCAGTACGCCCGCTACCGGGCCAACCTGGACCGCCCCGGGCAGGCGCTCGGGCAGGACGAGGTGGACCGGGCGCTCGCCCTGCTGCGCGGCAGCGACCGCAGCAGCCTCCCCAAGGGCCTGTCCGCCGACACCCTCGACACCCTGGCCGCCGCGCTGCGCGCCGCCCCCGGCGGCCTCTCGGCGGGCGCCGCCGGCGAGGCCACCGGGGTCTCCCGGATCACCGCCCGCCGCTACCTGGAGCACCTGGTCGGCACCGGCCACGCCACCCGCGAGCCGCGCTACGGCCAGGTCGGCCGCCCCGAGCTGGGCTACCGGTGGAGCGGCGACTGA
- a CDS encoding sensor histidine kinase, which produces MHPTSSPPPPPRRRRSLAGRLLAVQVVIVAAVVAGGAVLAYLFTAQRAEDAALRQATAVALAVADTPTVREAAARPDHSTVLQPYAEQVRADTGVDFITVMDPDGTRWTHPDPARIGRPFLGHTDQARAGRTQHETYTGTLGPSVRVVTPVLDGQHRVVALVSAGITVDNITARLRTPLLALIGVAGSALALGAAASYLLAARLRRHTHGMDAEQLAHLYDYHQATLHSVREGLLLLDREHRVLLCNDAARRLLQPAGEVDGLTVRQLGLPESLTRALESAAPVRDEVHLTAEHVVLLNTSPVGPGLGTVVTLRDHTELQGLTGELDNVKGIAAALDAQAHEAANRLHAVVSLIELGRHREAVEFATAELALAQRLTDQVVGAVGEPVLAALLLGKAAQAAERGVDLHLTADSRIDDGVLPDRLTPRDLVTLLGNLIDNAMDAAIENAAHAAPEVHVTARTDDGHLLLRVADTGPGVDPAAAEDVFRRGWTTKQHGRGLGLALVAQTARRNGGDVRLGGDGGGSGGEHDGRSGGAVLTVRLPLQRAEVGAR; this is translated from the coding sequence ATGCACCCGACCAGCAGCCCGCCGCCGCCACCCCGCCGCCGGCGCAGCCTGGCCGGCCGGCTGCTCGCCGTGCAGGTCGTGATCGTCGCGGCCGTGGTCGCGGGCGGCGCCGTCCTGGCCTACCTGTTCACCGCCCAGCGCGCCGAGGACGCCGCGCTCCGGCAGGCCACCGCCGTCGCCCTCGCCGTCGCCGACACCCCCACCGTCCGGGAGGCCGCCGCCCGGCCCGACCACAGCACCGTCCTGCAGCCGTACGCCGAGCAGGTCCGGGCCGACACCGGCGTCGACTTCATCACCGTGATGGACCCCGACGGCACCCGCTGGACCCACCCCGACCCGGCCCGGATCGGCCGCCCCTTCCTCGGCCACACCGACCAGGCCCGGGCCGGCCGCACCCAGCACGAGACGTACACCGGCACCCTCGGCCCGTCCGTCCGGGTGGTCACCCCCGTCCTGGACGGGCAGCACCGGGTGGTCGCCCTGGTCAGCGCCGGCATCACCGTCGACAACATCACCGCCCGGCTGCGCACCCCGCTGCTCGCCCTGATCGGCGTGGCCGGCAGCGCCCTCGCCCTCGGCGCCGCCGCCAGCTACCTGCTCGCCGCCCGGCTGCGCCGGCACACCCACGGCATGGACGCCGAACAGCTCGCCCACCTGTACGACTACCACCAGGCGACGCTGCACTCGGTCCGCGAGGGCCTGCTGCTGCTCGACCGCGAGCACCGGGTGCTGCTGTGCAACGACGCCGCCCGCCGGCTCCTCCAACCGGCCGGCGAGGTCGACGGCCTGACGGTGCGTCAGCTCGGCCTGCCGGAGTCGCTCACCCGCGCGCTGGAGAGCGCCGCACCCGTCCGGGACGAGGTGCACCTGACCGCCGAGCACGTCGTGCTGCTCAACACCTCCCCGGTCGGGCCCGGCCTCGGCACCGTGGTCACCCTCCGCGACCACACCGAACTCCAGGGCCTCACCGGCGAGTTGGACAACGTCAAGGGCATCGCCGCGGCCCTCGACGCGCAGGCCCACGAGGCCGCCAACCGGCTGCACGCGGTGGTCTCGCTGATCGAACTCGGCCGCCACCGGGAGGCGGTGGAGTTCGCCACCGCCGAACTCGCCCTCGCCCAGCGGCTCACCGACCAGGTGGTCGGCGCCGTCGGCGAACCCGTGCTCGCCGCCCTGCTGCTCGGCAAGGCCGCCCAGGCCGCCGAACGCGGCGTCGACCTCCACCTCACCGCGGACAGCCGGATCGACGACGGCGTGCTGCCCGACCGGCTCACCCCGCGCGACCTGGTCACCCTGCTCGGCAACCTGATCGACAACGCCATGGACGCCGCCATCGAGAACGCCGCCCACGCCGCCCCCGAGGTCCACGTCACGGCCCGCACCGACGACGGTCACCTGCTGCTGCGGGTCGCCGACACCGGCCCCGGCGTCGACCCGGCCGCCGCCGAGGACGTCTTCCGGCGCGGCTGGACCACCAAGCAGCACGGCCGCGGCCTCGGCCTCGCCCTGGTCGCCCAGACCGCCCGCCGCAACGGCGGTGACGTCCGGCTCGGCGGCGACGGTGGCGGCAGCGGCGGAGAGCACGACGGCCGGTCCGGCGGCGCGGTGCTCACCGTCCGGCTGCCGCTGCAGCGCGCGGAGGTGGGCGCCCGGTGA
- a CDS encoding cation:dicarboxylate symporter family transporter: MQPTQHETPPRSARADRTHYLYLAVIAAVVAGVVVGLAAPGFAVELKPVGTGFVNLIKMMISPVIFCTIVLGVGSVTRAAKVGRVGGLALGYFLLTSTVALGIGLLVGNLLEPGSGLHLTAALAKSGHAQAAAGAESTTEFLLGTIPTTLVSALTAGQVLQTLLVALLVGFALQAMGGAGAPVLRGVEHLQKLVFKVMSMIMWVAPVGAFGAMAAVVGATGTAALKSLAVIMIGFYVTCVLFVVVVLGLLLRLAAGVNVFALLRYLGREFLLILSTSSSESALPRLIAKMEHLGVSRPVVGITVPTGYSFNLDGTAIYLTMASIFVSEAMDKPMSLGEQLSLLLFMVLASKGAAGVTGAGLATLAGGLQSHKPALVDGVGLIVGIDRFMSEARALTNFAGNAVATVLIGHWTGELDRTRLTAVLSGALPYDESATAEPGAADLPAQPGAPAAEQPAGTAGTAE, translated from the coding sequence ATGCAGCCGACCCAGCACGAGACGCCGCCCCGGTCGGCCCGGGCCGACCGCACCCACTACCTGTACCTGGCGGTGATCGCCGCGGTGGTCGCGGGCGTGGTGGTCGGGTTGGCCGCGCCCGGGTTCGCGGTGGAGCTGAAGCCGGTGGGCACCGGGTTCGTCAACCTGATCAAGATGATGATCTCCCCGGTGATCTTCTGCACCATCGTGCTGGGCGTCGGCTCGGTGACCAGGGCGGCGAAAGTCGGCCGGGTCGGCGGCCTGGCGCTCGGCTACTTCCTGCTGACCTCGACGGTCGCGCTGGGCATCGGCCTGCTGGTGGGCAACCTGCTGGAGCCCGGCAGCGGGCTGCACCTGACCGCGGCGCTGGCCAAGTCGGGCCACGCGCAGGCCGCGGCGGGCGCGGAGTCCACCACCGAGTTCCTGCTCGGGACGATCCCGACCACCCTGGTGTCGGCGCTGACCGCGGGCCAGGTGCTGCAGACCCTGCTGGTGGCGCTGCTGGTCGGCTTCGCGCTGCAGGCGATGGGCGGGGCCGGGGCGCCGGTGCTGCGCGGCGTGGAGCACCTGCAGAAGCTGGTGTTCAAGGTGATGTCGATGATCATGTGGGTGGCGCCGGTCGGCGCGTTCGGCGCGATGGCGGCGGTGGTCGGGGCGACCGGCACGGCCGCGCTGAAGAGCCTCGCGGTGATCATGATCGGCTTCTACGTCACCTGCGTGCTGTTCGTGGTCGTGGTGCTGGGCCTGCTGCTGCGGCTGGCCGCCGGGGTGAACGTGTTCGCCCTGTTGCGCTACCTCGGCCGGGAGTTCCTGCTGATCCTGTCCACCTCCTCCTCGGAGAGCGCGCTGCCCCGGCTGATCGCCAAGATGGAGCACCTCGGGGTGAGCCGCCCGGTGGTCGGCATCACGGTGCCCACCGGCTACAGCTTCAACCTGGACGGCACCGCGATCTACCTCACCATGGCGTCGATCTTCGTCTCCGAGGCGATGGACAAGCCGATGTCGCTGGGCGAGCAGCTCTCGCTGCTGCTGTTCATGGTGCTCGCCTCCAAGGGCGCGGCGGGCGTGACCGGCGCGGGCCTGGCCACCCTGGCCGGCGGCCTGCAGTCGCACAAGCCGGCCCTGGTCGACGGCGTCGGCCTGATCGTCGGCATCGACCGCTTCATGTCCGAGGCCCGCGCGCTCACCAACTTCGCGGGCAACGCGGTCGCCACCGTCCTGATCGGCCACTGGACGGGCGAACTCGACCGCACCCGGCTGACCGCCGTCCTCTCCGGCGCGCTCCCCTACGACGAGAGCGCCACCGCCGAGCCCGGCGCCGCCGACCTGCCCGCCCAGCCCGGCGCCCCGGCCGCGGAGCAGCCCGCCGGGACCGCCGGGACCGCCGAGTAG
- a CDS encoding response regulator, producing MSAPTAGPVRVLIADDDPLLRAGLAVVLETADRIEVVARAEDGLRAVELARALRPDVVLMDVRMPGCDGIEATRRLAGTGVRVLVLTTFRHDEYVWGALRAGAAGFLLKRASPERLIDAVHAVAAGEAVLDPAVTRDLLGHLLAAPAPQPPPDAGGPLAALTAREREVLRLAADGHPNEEIAALLHLAESTVKTHVKRILGKLGARDRSQAVAAAYRHGLMGPQPYRSAGPGLP from the coding sequence GTGAGCGCCCCGACCGCCGGTCCGGTCCGGGTGCTGATCGCCGACGACGACCCGCTGCTGCGCGCCGGGCTCGCCGTGGTGCTGGAGACCGCCGACCGGATCGAGGTGGTCGCCCGGGCCGAGGACGGCCTGCGGGCCGTCGAACTCGCCCGCGCCCTGCGGCCCGACGTGGTCCTGATGGACGTCCGGATGCCCGGCTGCGACGGCATCGAGGCGACCCGGCGGCTGGCCGGGACGGGCGTGCGGGTGCTGGTGCTGACCACCTTCCGGCACGACGAGTACGTGTGGGGCGCGCTGCGGGCCGGGGCGGCCGGGTTCCTGCTCAAGCGGGCCTCGCCGGAGCGGCTGATCGACGCGGTGCACGCCGTGGCCGCGGGCGAGGCCGTCCTCGACCCGGCCGTCACCCGGGACCTGCTCGGCCACCTGCTGGCCGCCCCCGCCCCGCAGCCGCCGCCGGACGCCGGCGGCCCGCTGGCGGCGCTCACCGCCCGCGAGCGGGAGGTGCTGCGGCTGGCCGCCGACGGGCACCCCAACGAGGAGATCGCCGCGCTCCTGCACCTCGCCGAGTCCACCGTGAAGACGCACGTCAAACGGATCCTCGGCAAGCTCGGCGCGCGCGACCGCTCGCAGGCGGTGGCCGCCGCGTACCGGCACGGGCTGATGGGCCCGCAGCCGTACCGGTCGGCCGGGCCCGGCCTTCCGTGA
- a CDS encoding sensor histidine kinase encodes MLLTVADRLGLPVLARWLDRLPAPVADAAPAVVLGVAMLVERLGAAARIGDRMPVALALTVLLALPVALRRRAPMAAYLVATLALIVEAQLVSPSPVSPYANLLGAYAAGRYGGRGRAGWGPPLVVAGVVGYFAGQDVEVVMPVGLLALWLAVWTYGWTDAHRLAAQAVERRRVRAELLAEERTRIAREVHDLVGHSLNLMLVQAGAARRLLDRTPGRSRELLLEVERTGNDALGELDRVLGLLRGAAPQHPDGAPAVEPGLDQLPYLAERMDRAGLAVDLHRDTPSLPAEQDRCAYRVVQEALTNALRHSGAGHAAVRVVRQDGVTVVEVADDGSGPPPGHRPGRGLTGIAERAARLHGTAEHGPGPDGGFLVRVTLPAGPQR; translated from the coding sequence ATGCTGCTCACCGTCGCCGACCGGCTCGGACTCCCCGTGCTCGCCCGCTGGTTGGACCGGCTCCCGGCCCCGGTCGCGGACGCCGCGCCCGCCGTCGTGCTGGGCGTGGCGATGCTGGTCGAACGGCTGGGGGCGGCGGCCCGGATCGGCGACCGGATGCCGGTCGCGCTGGCCCTGACCGTCCTGCTGGCCCTCCCCGTGGCCCTCCGCCGCCGCGCCCCGATGGCCGCCTACCTGGTGGCGACGCTGGCGCTGATCGTCGAGGCGCAGCTGGTCTCGCCGAGCCCGGTCTCGCCGTACGCCAACCTGCTGGGCGCGTACGCCGCGGGCCGGTACGGGGGCCGCGGCCGGGCCGGGTGGGGGCCGCCGCTGGTGGTGGCGGGAGTGGTGGGGTACTTCGCCGGGCAGGACGTCGAGGTGGTGATGCCGGTGGGCCTCCTCGCGCTGTGGCTGGCGGTGTGGACGTACGGCTGGACGGACGCGCACCGGCTGGCCGCGCAGGCGGTCGAACGGCGGCGGGTCCGGGCCGAGTTGCTCGCCGAGGAGCGGACCAGGATCGCCCGCGAGGTGCACGACCTGGTCGGCCACTCGCTGAACCTGATGCTGGTGCAGGCCGGCGCCGCCCGGCGGCTGCTCGACCGCACCCCCGGGCGCAGCCGCGAACTGCTGCTGGAGGTCGAGCGGACCGGCAACGACGCGCTCGGCGAACTCGACCGGGTGCTGGGCCTGTTGCGCGGCGCCGCGCCCCAGCACCCGGACGGCGCACCGGCCGTCGAGCCGGGCCTCGACCAACTCCCCTACCTGGCCGAGCGGATGGACCGGGCCGGGTTGGCCGTCGACCTGCACCGCGACACCCCGTCGCTGCCCGCCGAGCAGGACCGCTGCGCCTACCGGGTGGTCCAGGAGGCGCTGACCAACGCGCTGCGGCACTCCGGCGCCGGGCACGCCGCCGTCCGGGTGGTGCGGCAGGACGGCGTCACCGTGGTGGAGGTCGCCGACGACGGCTCCGGCCCGCCGCCCGGCCACCGCCCCGGCCGCGGCCTGACCGGCATCGCCGAGCGCGCCGCCCGCCTGCACGGCACCGCCGAGCACGGGCCGGGCCCGGACGGCGGCTTCCTGGTCCGGGTCACCCTCCCCGCCGGGCCGCAGCGGTGA
- a CDS encoding DUF2306 domain-containing protein, translated as MTPHRPSPAEPAAPTEPPAPAGPFAPSEIPPPTELPTPAGRSAPAEPAAPTEPPAPAGPFAPAEIPPPTELPTPAGRSAPAEPATPAEPPTPAGRSGVLHRAGRTAVAVLALLVAAVSARYFTLDPDTFLVDQRTVYLAHLAPLLLHIGGGVTALVVGLPQFLPGLRARHPAVHRWTGRLYVLAAAATGLGGLLIAPHGLHPPVAPLGFTVLALLTLTTTALGLHHARHGRVPAHRRWMLRSYALMFTAVTFRLWLLLLALTPSPPPPSTPPAPGPPGSSTWPSPNACCAATPEKLNAFSFPDRVFPHGPLPDRPARARNGRCPVAGGDRRRGWAAALGGPAVALAALTACADPFQYYEGTGAHDTMAADLAGGWQHAAGAAVLLRQDGTALLTELDGQDFDFDDGWRLSGTGTWQLTDRQGGQVVRLALTARTGV; from the coding sequence ATGACACCCCACCGCCCCTCCCCGGCCGAACCTGCCGCGCCGACCGAACCGCCCGCGCCCGCCGGACCGTTCGCCCCCTCCGAGATCCCCCCGCCGACCGAACTTCCCACGCCTGCCGGACGATCCGCCCCCGCCGAACCTGCCGCGCCGACCGAACCGCCCGCGCCCGCCGGACCGTTCGCCCCCGCCGAGATACCCCCGCCGACCGAACTTCCCACGCCTGCCGGACGATCCGCCCCCGCCGAACCTGCCACCCCTGCCGAACCGCCCACGCCCGCCGGACGGTCCGGCGTCCTGCACCGGGCCGGCCGGACCGCCGTCGCCGTCCTCGCGCTGCTGGTCGCCGCCGTCTCCGCCCGCTACTTCACCCTCGACCCCGACACCTTCCTCGTCGACCAGCGCACCGTCTACCTCGCCCACCTCGCCCCGCTGCTGCTGCACATCGGCGGCGGCGTCACCGCGCTCGTCGTCGGCCTGCCCCAGTTCCTCCCAGGTCTGCGCGCCCGCCACCCCGCCGTGCACCGCTGGACCGGCCGCCTCTACGTCCTGGCCGCCGCCGCGACCGGCCTCGGCGGCCTGCTGATCGCCCCGCACGGCCTCCACCCGCCCGTCGCCCCGCTCGGCTTCACCGTCCTCGCCCTGCTCACCCTCACCACCACCGCCCTCGGCCTGCACCACGCCCGCCACGGCCGCGTCCCCGCTCACCGCCGCTGGATGCTCCGCTCCTACGCCCTGATGTTCACCGCCGTCACCTTCCGCCTCTGGCTCCTCCTGCTCGCCCTCACCCCCTCTCCCCCGCCGCCGTCTACGCCTCCGGCGCCTGGGCCTCCTGGCTCCTCGACCTGGCCGTCGCCGAACGCCTGCTGCGCCGCCACTCCCGAAAAGTTGAACGCGTTCAGTTTTCCTGACAGGGTGTTCCCGCACGGCCCGCTCCCCGACCGACCGGCGCGGGCCCGGAACGGGAGGTGCCCGGTGGCGGGCGGAGACAGGCGACGCGGGTGGGCGGCGGCCCTCGGCGGCCCGGCGGTGGCACTGGCCGCCCTGACGGCGTGCGCCGACCCCTTCCAGTACTACGAGGGCACGGGCGCCCACGACACCATGGCGGCCGACCTCGCCGGCGGCTGGCAGCACGCCGCCGGCGCCGCCGTGCTGCTCCGCCAGGACGGCACGGCCCTGCTCACGGAGCTCGACGGGCAGGACTTCGACTTCGACGACGGCTGGCGCCTCTCCGGCACCGGCACCTGGCAGCTGACCGACCGCCAGGGCGGCCAGGTCGTCCGGCTCGCCCTGACCGCCCGGACCGGGGTCTAG
- a CDS encoding recombinase family protein: MSTPFEPDTFDLLVAEPAHRTEILIGYARVSTGGQKLDRQIDALTAAGCRRIFADKKSGKGDLRPELKACHAFLAPGDTLVVPALDRYGRSLKDLVNMVGELRRREIGFCSLHERLDTTTPGGRLVFHVFAALAEFIRELIVSGTREGLDAARARGRVGGRPTVATPEIIRAARDLLPNPENSITSIAKLLGVSPGTLYNHIPDLQELRASGRVPHQLTTD, encoded by the coding sequence GTGAGCACCCCCTTCGAGCCCGACACCTTCGATCTTCTGGTCGCCGAACCCGCCCACCGCACCGAGATCCTCATCGGCTACGCCCGGGTCTCCACCGGCGGGCAGAAGCTCGACCGACAGATCGACGCCCTCACCGCCGCCGGGTGCCGCCGGATCTTCGCCGACAAGAAGTCCGGCAAGGGCGACCTGCGACCCGAGCTGAAGGCGTGCCACGCCTTCCTCGCTCCGGGCGACACCCTGGTGGTCCCCGCGCTCGACCGCTACGGCCGATCCCTCAAAGACCTGGTGAACATGGTCGGCGAACTTCGCCGTCGTGAGATCGGCTTCTGCTCACTGCACGAGCGCCTGGACACCACCACCCCCGGCGGCCGGCTCGTCTTCCACGTCTTCGCCGCACTCGCCGAGTTCATCCGCGAGCTGATCGTCTCCGGCACCCGCGAGGGTCTGGACGCTGCCCGCGCCCGCGGTCGGGTCGGCGGTCGGCCCACCGTCGCCACCCCAGAGATCATCCGGGCCGCCCGTGACCTGCTGCCCAACCCCGAGAACTCGATCACTTCGATCGCCAAGCTCCTCGGCGTCAGCCCCGGCACCCTCTACAACCACATCCCCGATCTGCAGGAGCTCCGCGCCTCCGGCCGTGTCCCGCACCAGCTCACCACCGACTGA
- a CDS encoding winged helix-turn-helix domain-containing protein — protein MTDQPEQHPVTGLDDVVHQRVRLGILTVAHQARRVEFGFLRTALGLTAGNLSQHLSVLEKAGLVEIEKGYEGKRARTWLSPTPAGDRALRDEVAQLKRLIHQIEHGSSDPES, from the coding sequence ATGACCGATCAGCCCGAGCAGCACCCCGTCACCGGCCTGGACGACGTGGTCCACCAGCGCGTGCGTCTGGGCATCCTCACCGTTGCCCACCAGGCGCGCCGGGTCGAGTTCGGCTTCCTGCGCACGGCGCTCGGCCTCACTGCCGGAAACCTCAGCCAGCATCTGTCCGTGCTGGAGAAGGCCGGGCTGGTGGAGATCGAGAAGGGCTACGAGGGCAAACGCGCCCGCACCTGGCTCTCCCCCACTCCTGCGGGCGACCGCGCCCTGCGGGACGAGGTCGCCCAGCTCAAGCGACTCATCCACCAGATCGAGCACGGCAGCTCAGACCCGGAGTCCTGA
- a CDS encoding alpha/beta hydrolase family protein produces MTITPVTTADATRRRLLAATLAAGVGAAVPISAARQAWAAPAAPGPSQLTLPRPTGPHPVGTVALHLVDTSRPDPVAGPGHHRELMASVWYPARKTDGLPRAPWMTRGALRAFLADVGFPLDPALGPLTAAHVGAPVHRTGRRLPVLVYSHGAGSHRGDHTIMVQELASHGYAVVTVDHTYDAFSEFPDGRLTAPADVPPFLGPQDYATDIRFVLDAVEAIAAGHNPDADGRPLPQGLLGALDPRRIGAFGWSKGGTATALAMLADQRIGAGLSLDGPMQPTITIDLDRPFMMMTADFTRAGMPDVAEFWTHLHGWRLNIQADGAIHKTYGDDATLIPQAGTILGMTSQQIQDMIGTLDPTRAVRIQQAYPLAFFDQHLRHRQGHLLDGPSAAFPEVKFIP; encoded by the coding sequence GTGACCATCACACCGGTCACCACGGCGGACGCGACGCGCCGTCGCTTGCTCGCGGCCACGCTGGCCGCGGGGGTCGGGGCCGCCGTGCCGATCAGCGCAGCGCGCCAGGCCTGGGCGGCTCCGGCCGCCCCCGGCCCGTCGCAGCTCACGCTGCCCAGGCCCACCGGGCCGCACCCGGTGGGCACGGTGGCGCTCCACCTCGTCGACACCTCGCGTCCGGATCCTGTGGCCGGCCCGGGGCATCACCGCGAGCTGATGGCCAGCGTCTGGTACCCCGCTCGCAAAACGGACGGCCTGCCGCGTGCTCCCTGGATGACCCGGGGCGCGCTGCGGGCGTTCCTGGCGGACGTCGGCTTTCCCCTGGACCCGGCCCTCGGCCCACTCACCGCCGCACACGTGGGCGCCCCCGTGCACCGAACGGGCCGCCGCCTGCCCGTCCTCGTGTACTCGCACGGCGCGGGCAGCCATCGCGGCGACCATACGATCATGGTCCAGGAACTCGCCAGCCACGGCTACGCCGTGGTCACCGTCGACCACACGTACGACGCGTTCAGCGAGTTCCCCGACGGCCGACTTACTGCCCCGGCAGACGTTCCGCCGTTCCTGGGGCCCCAGGACTACGCCACGGACATCCGGTTCGTGCTCGACGCCGTCGAGGCCATAGCCGCCGGGCACAACCCCGACGCCGACGGCAGGCCACTGCCCCAGGGGCTGCTCGGCGCCCTCGATCCGAGGCGCATCGGCGCGTTCGGCTGGTCGAAGGGCGGCACCGCCACCGCGCTCGCCATGCTCGCCGACCAGCGCATTGGCGCCGGGCTCAGTCTCGACGGCCCGATGCAGCCGACCATCACCATCGACCTGGACCGGCCGTTCATGATGATGACCGCCGACTTCACCCGGGCCGGCATGCCGGACGTCGCCGAGTTCTGGACCCACCTTCACGGCTGGCGCCTGAACATCCAGGCCGACGGGGCCATCCACAAGACGTACGGCGACGACGCGACACTGATCCCGCAAGCGGGCACGATCCTCGGCATGACGAGCCAGCAGATCCAGGACATGATCGGCACCCTCGATCCGACCCGGGCGGTCCGGATCCAGCAGGCCTACCCACTCGCGTTCTTCGACCAGCACCTGCGACACCGCCAGGGACATCTGCTCGACGGACCGAGCGCGGCCTTCCCAGAGGTGAAGTTCATCCCATGA
- a CDS encoding alpha/beta fold hydrolase: MSTVEVNGTRLGVEVFGGDGGGGAPPVLLVGAPTMLSWPDALCERLAAGGRRVVRYDLRDSGESATADPAVPAYTLRTLAADAAALAGAFGGGRVHLAGVGVGGMVAQVAALEHPGAFSALTLVGTRPVAPGPVDGDLPDHHGPTMKRLFARPRPDWTDRAAVAEFAAGSAEIRGDDPAAARSTAARIWDRTPAGAAAPVHLANQLGTVFARLDCTPRWRERLPALDLPALVVHGRRDRFFPLGNGEALAREIPGARLLVLDDAATALPAPAAPEVAAAMLALDRT; the protein is encoded by the coding sequence ATGAGCACCGTCGAGGTGAACGGGACGCGGCTCGGCGTCGAGGTGTTCGGCGGCGACGGCGGCGGGGGCGCGCCGCCGGTGCTGCTGGTGGGGGCGCCGACGATGCTCTCCTGGCCCGATGCGCTGTGCGAGCGCCTGGCGGCGGGCGGGCGCCGGGTGGTGCGCTACGACCTGCGGGACAGCGGGGAGTCGGCGACGGCCGATCCGGCGGTGCCCGCCTACACGCTGCGCACCCTCGCCGCCGACGCGGCGGCCCTGGCCGGGGCGTTCGGCGGGGGCCGGGTGCACCTGGCGGGTGTCGGGGTCGGCGGGATGGTCGCGCAGGTGGCCGCGCTGGAGCACCCCGGTGCGTTCTCGGCGCTGACCCTGGTCGGCACCCGCCCGGTCGCCCCCGGCCCGGTCGACGGCGACCTGCCCGACCACCACGGCCCGACCATGAAGCGGCTGTTCGCCCGTCCGCGGCCGGACTGGACCGACCGCGCGGCGGTCGCGGAGTTCGCGGCGGGCAGCGCGGAGATCCGCGGCGACGACCCCGCCGCCGCCCGGTCCACCGCCGCCCGGATCTGGGACCGCACCCCCGCCGGCGCGGCCGCCCCCGTCCACCTGGCCAACCAGCTGGGCACGGTCTTCGCCCGTCTCGACTGCACCCCCCGCTGGCGCGAACGCCTCCCCGCGCTCGACCTTCCCGCCCTGGTCGTCCACGGCCGCCGTGACCGCTTCTTCCCGCTCGGCAACGGCGAGGCCCTGGCCCGCGAGATCCCCGGCGCCCGCCTCCTGGTCCTGGACGACGCCGCGACCGCCCTCCCGGCCCCGGCCGCACCCGAGGTCGCCGCGGCCATGCTCGCCCTCGACCGGACCTGA